Proteins encoded within one genomic window of Brassica napus cultivar Da-Ae unplaced genomic scaffold, Da-Ae ScsIHWf_2397;HRSCAF=3098, whole genome shotgun sequence:
- the LOC125600780 gene encoding probable WRKY transcription factor 50 produces MNDEETNLARSFSDDTHSGFGLPDLYLSDEWMDDDLVSAVSGMNHSYGYQTNVDAVFFSGSSSSFIQPTSPSTKASVAPASAETQVKKEKKKVKERVAFKTRSDVEVLDDGFKWRKYGKKMVKNSPHPRNYYKCAADACPVKKRVERDKDDPSFVITTYEGSHNHSSM; encoded by the exons ATGAATGATGAAGAGACAAACTTGGCGAGGAGTTTCAGCGATGATACTCACTCAGGGTTCGGACTTCCGGATCTATACTTGTCAGATGAATGGATGGACGATGATCTTGTCTCTGCTGTTTCCGGGATGAATCATTCTTATGGTTATCAGACCAATGTTGATGCTGTTTTCTTCTCCGGTTCCTCTAGCAGTTTCATTCAGCCCACATCTCCAAGTACTAAAGCTTCTGTTGCCCCTGCTTCTGCCG AAACTCaagtaaagaaagaaaagaagaaagttaAAGAGAGAGTTGCATTCAAGACAAGGTCTGACGTTGAAGTGCTTGACGATGGGTTCAAGTGGAGAAAGTATGggaagaagatggtgaagaaCAGCCCACATCCCAG AAACTACTACAAATGTGCAGCTGATGCCTGTCCAGTCAAGAAAAGGGTTGAAAGAGATAAAGATGATCCAAGCTTTGTTATAACAACTTATGAGGGCTCCCACAATCACTCAAGCATGTAA
- the LOC106382671 gene encoding 25S rRNA (cytosine-C(5))-methyltransferase NSUN5-like, whose amino-acid sequence MARHKSNAPPKLTQQPRKPQQSSGAERSALYARREAAKVLHTVLRGDAERRAVASIKSLVFSPSVRNKRGTFALVCETLKYLDVIKDVLEIANVLNSKWKRQEPLVYIICYDILFGKETPSIGDAEKFLMRRKDALLSGLATLLVRKKVKSVEELLDLSQLNGHIKQRYVRVNTLKMDVDSAVKELEKLYKVQKDETVPDLLVMPPGSDLHAHPLVTNGRIFLQGKGSSMVAAALQPEAGWEVIDACSAPGNKTVHLASLMKGQGKIIACELNEERVKRLEQTVKLSGATNIEVFHGDFLSLNPADPSFAKVRAILLDPSCSGSGTVTDRLDHLLPSHSADNTNYDSIRLHKLAVFQKKTLAHALSFPQVERVVYSTCSIHQIENEDVVSSVLPLASSLGFKLATPFPQWQRRGLPVFAGSEHLLRMDPVEDKEGFFIALFTKTNNLDKPKASELPEGECRGRRKRFYPFLWPKVFFRAWNGRLHGSRR is encoded by the exons ATGGCGCGTCACAAATCAAACGCGCCGCCGAAACTCACACAACAGCCGCGGAAGCCACAACAATCCTCCGGCGCCGAGAGATCAGCTTTATACGCCAGAAGAGAAGCGGCCAAAGTCCTCCACACCGTTCTCCGAGGCGACGCGGAGCGCCGAGCCGTCGCGTCGATAAAGTCACTCGTCTTCAGCCCTTCCGTACGCAACAAACGCGGCACCTTCGCTCTCGTCTGCGAGACGCTAAAGT ATCTTGATGTGATAAAGGATGTTCTTGAAATCGCTAACGTGTTGAATAGCAAATGGAAG agGCAAGAGCCATTGGTCTACATCATTTGCTATGATATCCTTTTCGGCAAG GAGACTCCATCGATTGGTGATGCTGAGAAGTTTCTCATGCGGCGTAAAGATGCTCTGTTGTCAGGTTTAGCCACGCTTTTAGTGAGGAAGAAAGTTAAAAGCGTTGAAGAGTTGCTGGATCTTTCTCAGCTTAATG GTCATATAAAGCAACGTTATGTTCGTGTAAATACACTTAAGATGGATGTAGATTCAGCAGTGAAGGAGCTGGAGAAACTGTATAAG GTGCAGAAGGATGAGACAGTTCCTGACTTGTTGGTGATGCCACCTGGCAGCGATTTGCATGCTCATCCTTTGGTTACGAACGGGCGTATATTTTTGCAG GGAAAGGGAAGTTCAATGGTAGCAGCAGCACTGCAGCCAGAAGCAGGATGGGAG GTTATTGATGCCTGTTCAGCTCCAGGTAACAAAACTGTTCATCTTGCTTCTCTTATGAAAGGACAAGGAAAAATCATAGCATGCGAGCTAAATGAAGAACGAGTAAAGCGTTTAGAACAGACTGTAAAGCTGTCTGGTGCTACCA ATATTGAAGTCTTTCATGGTGATTTTCTGAGTCTAAATCCGGCAGATCCTTCTTTTGCAAAG GTTCGAGCTATATTGTTGGATCCTTCTTGCTCTGGCTCTGGAACCGTTACAGATCGTCTGGACCATCTCCTTCCTTCTCATTCAGCAG ATAACACGAACTATGACTCCATAAGACTCCACAAACTCGCTGTTTTCCAGAAGAAGACTCTTGCTCATGCACTCTCCT TTCCACAGGTTGAGAGAGTAGTATACAGCACATGCTCCATCCACCAGATAGAAAACGAAGATGTGGTCTCATCTGTATTACCTCTGGCTTCATCCTTAGGCTTCAAACTCGCTACCCCTTTTCCTCAGTGGCAGCGTCGCGGTCTCCCTGTATTTGCAGGAT CTGAGCATTTACTCAGGATGGATCCGGTGGAGGATAAAGAAGGGTTCTTCATCGCTTTGTTCACCAAGACAAACAACCTTGATAAACCAAAAGCGTCTGAGCTTCCAGAAGGAGAATGTAGAGGAAGACGCAAAAGGTTTTATCCATTTCTTTGGCCCAAAGTGTTCTTCAGAGCTTGGAATGGGAGGTTGCACGGGTCCAGGAGGTGA
- the LOC106382669 gene encoding PHD finger protein ALFIN-LIKE 4 has protein sequence MNRDGAYNPRTVEEVFRDYNGRRNGMIKALTTDVHEFHRLCDPEKENLCLYGLPSEDWEVNLPAEEVPPELPEPVLGINFARNGMLEKDWLSLVAVHSDAWLMAVAFFFGARFGFDKADRKRLFNMVNDLPTVFEVVTDFLARKLSKEKYSVSNNSSNRSKSNSKRGGSEARPIAKPAPKEEEEEEEENDDDDEEGDTACGACGETYARDEFWICCDMCENWFHGKCVKITPARAEHIKQYKCPSCSNNKRGRS, from the exons ATGAACAGAGATGGCGCGTACAACCCACGCACTGTGGAGGAGGTTTTCAGAGATTATAATGGGCGTAGGAATGGCATGATTAAGGCTTTAACCACCG ATGTTCATGAGTTCCACCGCCTTTGTGATCCCG AGAAGGAGAACTTGTGCCTTTATGGGCTCCCTAGTGAGGACTGGGAAGTGAATCTACCAGCTGAAGAGGTTCCCCCTGAGCTCCCAGAGCCTGTTTTGGGTATCAACTTCGCCCGAAACGGGATGCTGGAGAAGGACTGGCTGTCCCTCGTCGCTGTCCACAGTGACGCATGGCTTATGGCAGTTGCTTTCTTTTTCGGAGCCAGGTTTGGCTTTGACAAAGCTGATAG GAAACGCCTCTTCAATATGGTGAACGACCTGCCAACGGTTTTCGAGGTTGTGACTGACTTTCTTGCTAGGAAACTGTCAAAGGAGAAATACTCTGTTTCCAACAACAGCAGCAACAGATCCAAATCAAACTCCAAg CGAGGAGGATCAGAGGCTCGGCCCATCGCAAAGCCAGCGCCcaaagaggaagaggaggaggaagaggagaatgatgatgatgatgaggaaggTGATACAGCGTGTGGGGCATGTGGTGAGACCTATGCACGTGATGAGTTCTGGATCTGCTGTGACATGTGTGAGAATTGGTTCCATGGGAAGTGCGTGAAGATAACGCCGGCCAGGGCTGAGCACATCAAGCAGTATAAGTGCCCATCTTGCAGCAACAACAAGAGGGGTCGGTCCTAA
- the LOC106382668 gene encoding elongation factor 2-like, translating to MVKFTSDELRRIMDYKHNIRNMSVIAHVDHGKSTLTDSLVAAAGIIAQEVAGDVRMTDTRADEAERGITIKSTGISLYYEMTDASLKSFTGARDGNEYLINLIDSPGHVDFSSEVTAALRITDGALVVVDCIEGVCVQTETVLRQALGERIRPVLTVNKMDRCFLELQVDGEEAYQTFQRVIENANVIMATYEDPLLGDVQVYPEKGTVAFSAGLHGWAFTLTNFAKMYASKFGVDETKMMERLWGENFFDPATRKWSGKNTGSATCKRGFVQFCYEPIKQIIATCMNDQKDKLWPMLQKLGVQMKSDEKELMGKPLMKRVMQTWLPASTALLEMMIFHLPSPHTAQRYRVENLYEGPLDDQYATAIRNCDPNGPLMLYVSKMIPASDKGRFFAFGRVFSGKVSTGMKVRIMGPNFVPGEKKDLYVKSVQRTVIWMGKRQETVEDVPCGNTVAMVGLDQFITKNATLTNEKEVDAHPIRAMKFSVSPVVRVAVQCKVASDLPKLVEGLKRLAKSDPMVVCTMEESGEHIVAGAGELHLEICLKDLQDDFMGGAEIVKSDPVVSFRETVLERSVRTVMSKSPNKHNRLYMEARPLEDGLAEAIDDGRIGPRDDPKIRSKILAEEFGWDKDLAKKIWAFGPETTGPNMVVDMCKGVQYLNEIKDSVVAGFQWASKEGPLCDENMRGICFEVCDVVLHSDAIHRGGGQVIPTARRVIYASQLTAKPRLLEPVYMVEIQAPEGALGGIYSVLNQKRGHVFEEMQRPGTPLYNIKAYLPVVESFGFSSQLRAATSGQAFPQCVFDHWEMMSSDPLEVGSQASTLVADIRKRKGMKEQMTPLSDFEDKL from the exons ATG GTGAAGTTTACATCCGATGAGCTTCGTCGGATCATGGATTACAAACACAACATCCGTAACATGTCCGTTATTGCCCATGTCGACCATG GTAAATCCACCCTCACTGACTCCTTGGTTGCTGCTGCTGGTATCATTGCTCAAGAAGTTGCTGGTGACGTCCGTATGACTGATACTCGTGCTGACGAGGCTGAACGTGGTATCACTATCAAGTCAAcgggtatctctctctactaCGAGATGACCGATGCTTCCTTGAAGAGCTTCACTGGCGCCAGAGATGGGAACGAGTATCTTATCAACCTCATTGACTCTCCTGGCCACGTTGACTTCTCCTCTGAGGTCACTGCTGCTCTCCGTATCACCGATGGTGCCCTTGTTGTCGTCGACTGTATTGAGGGTGTGTGTGTTCAGACTGAGACTGTGCTTCGTCAGGCTCTTGGTGAGAGGATTAGGCCCGTGCTGACTGTGAACAAGATGGACAGGTGTTTCCTTGAGCTTCAGGTTGACGGTGAGGAGGCTTACCAGACGTTCCAGAGGGTTATTGAGAACGCTAATGTGATCATGGCGACGTATGAGGATCCTCTCCTTGGTGATGTTCAGGTTTACCCTGAGAAGGGAACTGTCGCCTTCTCTGCTGGTCTCCATGGATGGGCCTTCACGCTGACCAACTTTGCGAAGATGTATGCTTCTAAGTTTGGTGTGGACGAGACTAAGATGATGGAGAGGCTGTGGGGTGAGAATTTCTTTGACCCTGCTACAAGGAAGTGGAGCGGCAAGAACACTGGGTCCGCTACTTGCAAGCGTGGGTTTGTGCAGTTCTGTTATGAGCCCATCAAGCAGATCATTGCCACTTGCATGAATGACCAGAAGGATAAGTTGTGGCCTATGTTGCAGAAGCTTGGTGTGCAGATGAAGTCTGATGAGAAGGAGCTCATGGGTAAGCCTTTGATGAAGCGTGTCATGCAGACTTGGCTCCCTGCAAGTACTGCGTTGCTTGAGATGATGATCTTTCACCTTCCGTCGCCCCACACTGCACAGAGGTACCGTGTTGAGAATCTCTATGAAGGTCCTCTCGATGATCAGTACGCCACTGCCATCAGAAACTGTGATCCTAATGGCCCTCTCATGCTCTATGTTTCTAAGATGATTCCTGCCTCAGACAAGGGGAGATTCTTTGCTTTTGGTCGTGTCTTCTCTGGAAAGGTGTCCACCGGTATGAAGGTCAGAATCATGGGTCCCAACTTTGTTCCTGGTGAGAAGAAGGATCTTTACGTCAAGAGTGTTCAGAGGACTGTCATCTGGATGGGTAAGAGGCAAGAGACTGTTGAGGATGTTCCCTGTGGTAACACCGTTGCTATGGTTGGTCTTGATCAGTTTATCACCAAGAATGCTACGCTGACGAATGAGAAAGAAGTCGATGCTCATCCTATCCGTGCGATGAAGTTCTCTGTGTCCCCTGTTGTACGTGTTGCTGTTCAGTGCAAGGTCGCTTCCGATCTTCCCAAGCTTGTTGAGGGACTTAAGAGGCTGGCCAAGTCTGATCCTATGGTTGTCTGCACAATGGAGGAGTCAGGTGAGCACATTGTTGCTGGTGCTGGAGAGCTCCATCTTGAGATTTGCTTGAAGGATCTTCAGGATGATTTCATGGGTGGTGCGGAGATTGTCAAGTCAGACCCTGTCGTCTCATTCCGTGAGACTGTTTTGGAGCGGTCTGTGCGTACCGTGATGAGCAAATCACCAAACAAGCATAACCGTTTGTACATGGAGGCTAGGCCCTTGGAGGATGGTCTTGCGGAGGCTATTGATGACGGCCGTATTGGTCCAAGAGATGATCCCAAGATACGTTCCAAGATCTTGGCTGAGGAGTTTGGTTGGGACAAGGATCTTGCAAAGAAGATATGGGCGTTTGGACCTGAAACCACAGGGCCCAACATGGTTGTTGACATGTGTAAGGGAGTTCAATACCTGAATGAAATCAAGGATTCTGTTGTTGCTGGGTTCCAGTGGGCTTCCAAGGAAGGTCCTCTTTGTGATGAGAACATGAGAGGAATCTGCTTTGAGGTTTGCGATGTGGTGCTCCACTCTGATGCTATCCACAGAGGTGGTGGTCAGGTTATCCCAACGGCGAGGAGGGTTATCTACGCTTCTCAGCTCACTGCCAAGCCCAGGCTGTTGGAGCCGGTTTACATGGTGGAGATCCAAGCACCAGAAGGAGCTCTTGGAGGAATCTACAGCGTGCTGAATCAGAAGCGTGGACACGTGTTTGAGGAGATGCAGAGGCCAGGAACACCGCTGTACAACATCAAGGCGTACTTGCCAGTCGTTGAGTCATTTGGATTCTCGAGTCAGCTTAGAGCAGCAACCTCAGGACAGGCCTTCCCTCAGTGTGTGTTTGATCATTGGGAGATGATGTCGTCTGACCCATTGGAGGTAGGATCGCAGGCTTCAACGCTGGTGGCTGACATCAGGAAGAGGAAGGGTATGAAGGAACAGATGACTCCATTGTCTGATTTCGAAGACAAGCTGTAA